In Phoenix dactylifera cultivar Barhee BC4 chromosome 11, palm_55x_up_171113_PBpolish2nd_filt_p, whole genome shotgun sequence, the following are encoded in one genomic region:
- the LOC103713877 gene encoding uncharacterized protein LOC103713877 isoform X7, producing MFFHPGAAFPQSVVELVKEISALELEVIHLERYLLSLYRTAFDQYLPRSSTAAGPASRSPVECHAGRLRHDSTIQISHDQATHSISPDPVVDKSCHSQSLERVEESASNCRHAEHSPAHDLAFSSELKNDIPKSVSGHRSLADHLGASITDHVPEISCRLSEDIIRCISAIYCKLANPPAQHVEQMASPTPSASSSSTFSPQDPCDNWSPQCHYEATASPSQSESLEVKSFQYSGVVEIPQIHIDGDRFGYASQMLNIFSSLIRHLEKIDPRKLEHDEQLAFWINIHNALVMHAFLAYGLHENHMKSTYSILKAAYNVGGHSINAYVIRSSILGCRTHRPALWLHSLFSPAVKFMNGNGRHPYALDRPEPLAYFALCSGACSDPPVRLYTAKGIYQELELAKTEFIQVNVSVRKEKNIVLPKILYYYAKDAYLELSGLVEMVCSCMPDAQRKAAIRECLKRKLDKCVEWSPCKSAFKYLVHRDLAEQ from the exons ATGTTCTTCCACCCGGGAGCAGCGTTTCCACAG TCTGTTGTAGAATTAGTAAAGGAGATCTCCGCTCTTGAGTTGGAAGTTATACATTTGGAACGGTACCTTCTCTCACTATATCGGACTGCTTTTGACCAATATCTACCTAGATCCTCTACTGCTGCAGGCCCTGCCTCTAGGTCTCCTGTGGAATGTCATGCAGGACGTCTAAGACATGATTCTACAATTCAGATATCACATGATCAGGCAACTCATTCCATTAGTCCTGATCCTGTAGTTGACAAATCATGTCATTCTCAAAGCCTTGAGAGAGTTGAGGAGAGTGCCTCGAATTGCAGGCATGCTGAACATTCTCCTGCACATGATTTGGCATTTAGTTCAGAACTCAAGAAT GATATACCAAAATCTGTTTCTGGACATCGAAGTCTGGCAGATCATCTTGGTGCCTCCATCACAGACCATGTGCCTGAGATTTCTTGTAGACTTTCTGAAGATATTATCCGATGCATTTCTGCTATTTACTGCAAACTTGCAAATCCTCCAGCTCAGCATGTTGAGCAGATGGCTTCACCAACTCCATCTGCGTCCTCTTCTAGCACATTTTCTCCACAGGATCCTTGTGATAATTGGAGTCCTCAGTGCCACTATGAAGCTACAGCAAGTCCCTCTCAATCTGAATCACTTGAAGTTAAGAGCTTTCAGTACAGTGGTGTGGTAGAAATTCCACAGATACATATTGATGGTGACAGATTTGGTTACGCCTCGCAGATGCTCAACATTTTCAG CTCCCTTATTCGACATCTAGAGAAGATTGACCCAAGAAAGTTGGAGCATGACGAGCAACTTGCTTTCTGGATCAACATTCACAATGCCTTGGTGATGCAT GCATTTTTAGCTTATGGACTGCATGAGAATCACATGAAGAGTACGTATTCAATCCTAAAA GCAGCGTATAATGTAGGTGGGCATTCAATAAATGCTTATGTTATTCGATCTTCAATTCTTGGATGCCGAACTCACCGTCCAGCATTG TGGCTGCACTCACTATTCTCACCAGCAGTAAAGTTCATGAATGGTAATGGCAGGCATCCATATGCTCTTGATCGTCCTGAGCCACTTGCATATTTTGCCCTCTGTTCAGGAGCATGCTCTGATCCTCCT GTTCGACTCTACACTGCCAAAGGTATCTATCAGGAGCTTGAGCTTGCAAAAACCGAGTTCATTCAAGTTAATGTCTCAGTCCGAAAGGAAAAGAATATTGTTCTGCCAAAAATTTTATACTACTATGCAAAAGATGCTTATCTAGAATTATCTGGCCTCGTGGAGATGGTTTGCAGCTGCATGCCAGATGCCCAGCGAAAAGCCGCCATCAGAGAATGCCTTAAAAGAAAGCTTGATAAGTGTGTTGAATGGTCGCcgtgcaaatcagctttcaaaTACCTTGTGCATAGAGATTTAGCTGAACAATAG
- the LOC103713877 gene encoding uncharacterized protein LOC103713877 isoform X5 translates to MEVFGKLGMQRTKKPDTSMGGDIMENPGINCHSCSSTREQRFHSVSGVYEDILNISPQLSYHNPTIDIERRLHDRNSMSFQERTSGYTSRTSIASTETTASESVVELVKEISALELEVIHLERYLLSLYRTAFDQYLPRSSTAAGPASRSPVECHAGRLRHDSTIQISHDQATHSISPDPVVDKSCHSQSLERVEESASNCRHAEHSPAHDLAFSSELKNDIPKSVSGHRSLADHLGASITDHVPEISCRLSEDIIRCISAIYCKLANPPAQHVEQMASPTPSASSSSTFSPQDPCDNWSPQCHYEATASPSQSESLEVKSFQYSGVVEIPQIHIDGDRFGYASQMLNIFSSLIRHLEKIDPRKLEHDEQLAFWINIHNALVMHAFLAYGLHENHMKSTYSILKAAYNVGGHSINAYVIRSSILGCRTHRPALVRLYTAKGIYQELELAKTEFIQVNVSVRKEKNIVLPKILYYYAKDAYLELSGLVEMVCSCMPDAQRKAAIRECLKRKLDKCVEWSPCKSAFKYLVHRDLAEQ, encoded by the exons ATGGAG GTTTTTGGAAAGTTAGGCATGCAGAGGACCAAGAAACCGGACACTTCAATGGGAGGAGATATTATGGAAAACCCAGGAATTAATTGCCACTCATGTTCTTCCACCCGGGAGCAGCGTTTCCACAG TGTATCAGGAGTGTATGAAGACATATTAAACATCTCACCTCAGCTATCCTACCACAATCCT ACTATTGACATAGAGAGAAGATTACATGACCGAAATTCTATGAGCTTTCAAGAGAGGACATCAGGGTATACCTCGAGAACGTCTATTGCTTCAACTGAAACTACAGCTTCCGAG TCTGTTGTAGAATTAGTAAAGGAGATCTCCGCTCTTGAGTTGGAAGTTATACATTTGGAACGGTACCTTCTCTCACTATATCGGACTGCTTTTGACCAATATCTACCTAGATCCTCTACTGCTGCAGGCCCTGCCTCTAGGTCTCCTGTGGAATGTCATGCAGGACGTCTAAGACATGATTCTACAATTCAGATATCACATGATCAGGCAACTCATTCCATTAGTCCTGATCCTGTAGTTGACAAATCATGTCATTCTCAAAGCCTTGAGAGAGTTGAGGAGAGTGCCTCGAATTGCAGGCATGCTGAACATTCTCCTGCACATGATTTGGCATTTAGTTCAGAACTCAAGAAT GATATACCAAAATCTGTTTCTGGACATCGAAGTCTGGCAGATCATCTTGGTGCCTCCATCACAGACCATGTGCCTGAGATTTCTTGTAGACTTTCTGAAGATATTATCCGATGCATTTCTGCTATTTACTGCAAACTTGCAAATCCTCCAGCTCAGCATGTTGAGCAGATGGCTTCACCAACTCCATCTGCGTCCTCTTCTAGCACATTTTCTCCACAGGATCCTTGTGATAATTGGAGTCCTCAGTGCCACTATGAAGCTACAGCAAGTCCCTCTCAATCTGAATCACTTGAAGTTAAGAGCTTTCAGTACAGTGGTGTGGTAGAAATTCCACAGATACATATTGATGGTGACAGATTTGGTTACGCCTCGCAGATGCTCAACATTTTCAG CTCCCTTATTCGACATCTAGAGAAGATTGACCCAAGAAAGTTGGAGCATGACGAGCAACTTGCTTTCTGGATCAACATTCACAATGCCTTGGTGATGCAT GCATTTTTAGCTTATGGACTGCATGAGAATCACATGAAGAGTACGTATTCAATCCTAAAA GCAGCGTATAATGTAGGTGGGCATTCAATAAATGCTTATGTTATTCGATCTTCAATTCTTGGATGCCGAACTCACCGTCCAGCATTG GTTCGACTCTACACTGCCAAAGGTATCTATCAGGAGCTTGAGCTTGCAAAAACCGAGTTCATTCAAGTTAATGTCTCAGTCCGAAAGGAAAAGAATATTGTTCTGCCAAAAATTTTATACTACTATGCAAAAGATGCTTATCTAGAATTATCTGGCCTCGTGGAGATGGTTTGCAGCTGCATGCCAGATGCCCAGCGAAAAGCCGCCATCAGAGAATGCCTTAAAAGAAAGCTTGATAAGTGTGTTGAATGGTCGCcgtgcaaatcagctttcaaaTACCTTGTGCATAGAGATTTAGCTGAACAATAG
- the LOC103713877 gene encoding uncharacterized protein LOC103713877 isoform X4, protein MEVFGKLGMQRTKKPDTSMGGDIMENPGINCHSCSSTREQRFHSVSGVYEDILNISPQLSYHNPSVVELVKEISALELEVIHLERYLLSLYRTAFDQYLPRSSTAAGPASRSPVECHAGRLRHDSTIQISHDQATHSISPDPVVDKSCHSQSLERVEESASNCRHAEHSPAHDLAFSSELKNDIPKSVSGHRSLADHLGASITDHVPEISCRLSEDIIRCISAIYCKLANPPAQHVEQMASPTPSASSSSTFSPQDPCDNWSPQCHYEATASPSQSESLEVKSFQYSGVVEIPQIHIDGDRFGYASQMLNIFSSLIRHLEKIDPRKLEHDEQLAFWINIHNALVMHAFLAYGLHENHMKSTYSILKAAYNVGGHSINAYVIRSSILGCRTHRPALWLHSLFSPAVKFMNGNGRHPYALDRPEPLAYFALCSGACSDPPVRLYTAKGIYQELELAKTEFIQVNVSVRKEKNIVLPKILYYYAKDAYLELSGLVEMVCSCMPDAQRKAAIRECLKRKLDKCVEWSPCKSAFKYLVHRDLAEQ, encoded by the exons ATGGAG GTTTTTGGAAAGTTAGGCATGCAGAGGACCAAGAAACCGGACACTTCAATGGGAGGAGATATTATGGAAAACCCAGGAATTAATTGCCACTCATGTTCTTCCACCCGGGAGCAGCGTTTCCACAG TGTATCAGGAGTGTATGAAGACATATTAAACATCTCACCTCAGCTATCCTACCACAATCCT TCTGTTGTAGAATTAGTAAAGGAGATCTCCGCTCTTGAGTTGGAAGTTATACATTTGGAACGGTACCTTCTCTCACTATATCGGACTGCTTTTGACCAATATCTACCTAGATCCTCTACTGCTGCAGGCCCTGCCTCTAGGTCTCCTGTGGAATGTCATGCAGGACGTCTAAGACATGATTCTACAATTCAGATATCACATGATCAGGCAACTCATTCCATTAGTCCTGATCCTGTAGTTGACAAATCATGTCATTCTCAAAGCCTTGAGAGAGTTGAGGAGAGTGCCTCGAATTGCAGGCATGCTGAACATTCTCCTGCACATGATTTGGCATTTAGTTCAGAACTCAAGAAT GATATACCAAAATCTGTTTCTGGACATCGAAGTCTGGCAGATCATCTTGGTGCCTCCATCACAGACCATGTGCCTGAGATTTCTTGTAGACTTTCTGAAGATATTATCCGATGCATTTCTGCTATTTACTGCAAACTTGCAAATCCTCCAGCTCAGCATGTTGAGCAGATGGCTTCACCAACTCCATCTGCGTCCTCTTCTAGCACATTTTCTCCACAGGATCCTTGTGATAATTGGAGTCCTCAGTGCCACTATGAAGCTACAGCAAGTCCCTCTCAATCTGAATCACTTGAAGTTAAGAGCTTTCAGTACAGTGGTGTGGTAGAAATTCCACAGATACATATTGATGGTGACAGATTTGGTTACGCCTCGCAGATGCTCAACATTTTCAG CTCCCTTATTCGACATCTAGAGAAGATTGACCCAAGAAAGTTGGAGCATGACGAGCAACTTGCTTTCTGGATCAACATTCACAATGCCTTGGTGATGCAT GCATTTTTAGCTTATGGACTGCATGAGAATCACATGAAGAGTACGTATTCAATCCTAAAA GCAGCGTATAATGTAGGTGGGCATTCAATAAATGCTTATGTTATTCGATCTTCAATTCTTGGATGCCGAACTCACCGTCCAGCATTG TGGCTGCACTCACTATTCTCACCAGCAGTAAAGTTCATGAATGGTAATGGCAGGCATCCATATGCTCTTGATCGTCCTGAGCCACTTGCATATTTTGCCCTCTGTTCAGGAGCATGCTCTGATCCTCCT GTTCGACTCTACACTGCCAAAGGTATCTATCAGGAGCTTGAGCTTGCAAAAACCGAGTTCATTCAAGTTAATGTCTCAGTCCGAAAGGAAAAGAATATTGTTCTGCCAAAAATTTTATACTACTATGCAAAAGATGCTTATCTAGAATTATCTGGCCTCGTGGAGATGGTTTGCAGCTGCATGCCAGATGCCCAGCGAAAAGCCGCCATCAGAGAATGCCTTAAAAGAAAGCTTGATAAGTGTGTTGAATGGTCGCcgtgcaaatcagctttcaaaTACCTTGTGCATAGAGATTTAGCTGAACAATAG
- the LOC103713877 gene encoding uncharacterized protein LOC103713877 isoform X1 codes for MEVFGKLGMQRTKKPDTSMGGDIMENPGINCHSCSSTREQRFHSVSGVYEDILNISPQLSYHNPTIDIERRLHDRNSMSFQERTSGYTSRTSIASTETTASESVVELVKEISALELEVIHLERYLLSLYRTAFDQYLPRSSTAAGPASRSPVECHAGRLRHDSTIQISHDQATHSISPDPVVDKSCHSQSLERVEESASNCRHAEHSPAHDLAFSSELKNDIPKSVSGHRSLADHLGASITDHVPEISCRLSEDIIRCISAIYCKLANPPAQHVEQMASPTPSASSSSTFSPQDPCDNWSPQCHYEATASPSQSESLEVKSFQYSGVVEIPQIHIDGDRFGYASQMLNIFSSLIRHLEKIDPRKLEHDEQLAFWINIHNALVMHAFLAYGLHENHMKSTYSILKAAYNVGGHSINAYVIRSSILGCRTHRPALWLHSLFSPAVKFMNGNGRHPYALDRPEPLAYFALCSGACSDPPVRLYTAKGIYQELELAKTEFIQVNVSVRKEKNIVLPKILYYYAKDAYLELSGLVEMVCSCMPDAQRKAAIRECLKRKLDKCVEWSPCKSAFKYLVHRDLAEQ; via the exons ATGGAG GTTTTTGGAAAGTTAGGCATGCAGAGGACCAAGAAACCGGACACTTCAATGGGAGGAGATATTATGGAAAACCCAGGAATTAATTGCCACTCATGTTCTTCCACCCGGGAGCAGCGTTTCCACAG TGTATCAGGAGTGTATGAAGACATATTAAACATCTCACCTCAGCTATCCTACCACAATCCT ACTATTGACATAGAGAGAAGATTACATGACCGAAATTCTATGAGCTTTCAAGAGAGGACATCAGGGTATACCTCGAGAACGTCTATTGCTTCAACTGAAACTACAGCTTCCGAG TCTGTTGTAGAATTAGTAAAGGAGATCTCCGCTCTTGAGTTGGAAGTTATACATTTGGAACGGTACCTTCTCTCACTATATCGGACTGCTTTTGACCAATATCTACCTAGATCCTCTACTGCTGCAGGCCCTGCCTCTAGGTCTCCTGTGGAATGTCATGCAGGACGTCTAAGACATGATTCTACAATTCAGATATCACATGATCAGGCAACTCATTCCATTAGTCCTGATCCTGTAGTTGACAAATCATGTCATTCTCAAAGCCTTGAGAGAGTTGAGGAGAGTGCCTCGAATTGCAGGCATGCTGAACATTCTCCTGCACATGATTTGGCATTTAGTTCAGAACTCAAGAAT GATATACCAAAATCTGTTTCTGGACATCGAAGTCTGGCAGATCATCTTGGTGCCTCCATCACAGACCATGTGCCTGAGATTTCTTGTAGACTTTCTGAAGATATTATCCGATGCATTTCTGCTATTTACTGCAAACTTGCAAATCCTCCAGCTCAGCATGTTGAGCAGATGGCTTCACCAACTCCATCTGCGTCCTCTTCTAGCACATTTTCTCCACAGGATCCTTGTGATAATTGGAGTCCTCAGTGCCACTATGAAGCTACAGCAAGTCCCTCTCAATCTGAATCACTTGAAGTTAAGAGCTTTCAGTACAGTGGTGTGGTAGAAATTCCACAGATACATATTGATGGTGACAGATTTGGTTACGCCTCGCAGATGCTCAACATTTTCAG CTCCCTTATTCGACATCTAGAGAAGATTGACCCAAGAAAGTTGGAGCATGACGAGCAACTTGCTTTCTGGATCAACATTCACAATGCCTTGGTGATGCAT GCATTTTTAGCTTATGGACTGCATGAGAATCACATGAAGAGTACGTATTCAATCCTAAAA GCAGCGTATAATGTAGGTGGGCATTCAATAAATGCTTATGTTATTCGATCTTCAATTCTTGGATGCCGAACTCACCGTCCAGCATTG TGGCTGCACTCACTATTCTCACCAGCAGTAAAGTTCATGAATGGTAATGGCAGGCATCCATATGCTCTTGATCGTCCTGAGCCACTTGCATATTTTGCCCTCTGTTCAGGAGCATGCTCTGATCCTCCT GTTCGACTCTACACTGCCAAAGGTATCTATCAGGAGCTTGAGCTTGCAAAAACCGAGTTCATTCAAGTTAATGTCTCAGTCCGAAAGGAAAAGAATATTGTTCTGCCAAAAATTTTATACTACTATGCAAAAGATGCTTATCTAGAATTATCTGGCCTCGTGGAGATGGTTTGCAGCTGCATGCCAGATGCCCAGCGAAAAGCCGCCATCAGAGAATGCCTTAAAAGAAAGCTTGATAAGTGTGTTGAATGGTCGCcgtgcaaatcagctttcaaaTACCTTGTGCATAGAGATTTAGCTGAACAATAG
- the LOC103713877 gene encoding uncharacterized protein LOC103713877 isoform X6, with protein sequence MFFHPGAAFPQTIDIERRLHDRNSMSFQERTSGYTSRTSIASTETTASESVVELVKEISALELEVIHLERYLLSLYRTAFDQYLPRSSTAAGPASRSPVECHAGRLRHDSTIQISHDQATHSISPDPVVDKSCHSQSLERVEESASNCRHAEHSPAHDLAFSSELKNDIPKSVSGHRSLADHLGASITDHVPEISCRLSEDIIRCISAIYCKLANPPAQHVEQMASPTPSASSSSTFSPQDPCDNWSPQCHYEATASPSQSESLEVKSFQYSGVVEIPQIHIDGDRFGYASQMLNIFSSLIRHLEKIDPRKLEHDEQLAFWINIHNALVMHAFLAYGLHENHMKSTYSILKAAYNVGGHSINAYVIRSSILGCRTHRPALWLHSLFSPAVKFMNGNGRHPYALDRPEPLAYFALCSGACSDPPVRLYTAKGIYQELELAKTEFIQVNVSVRKEKNIVLPKILYYYAKDAYLELSGLVEMVCSCMPDAQRKAAIRECLKRKLDKCVEWSPCKSAFKYLVHRDLAEQ encoded by the exons ATGTTCTTCCACCCGGGAGCAGCGTTTCCACAG ACTATTGACATAGAGAGAAGATTACATGACCGAAATTCTATGAGCTTTCAAGAGAGGACATCAGGGTATACCTCGAGAACGTCTATTGCTTCAACTGAAACTACAGCTTCCGAG TCTGTTGTAGAATTAGTAAAGGAGATCTCCGCTCTTGAGTTGGAAGTTATACATTTGGAACGGTACCTTCTCTCACTATATCGGACTGCTTTTGACCAATATCTACCTAGATCCTCTACTGCTGCAGGCCCTGCCTCTAGGTCTCCTGTGGAATGTCATGCAGGACGTCTAAGACATGATTCTACAATTCAGATATCACATGATCAGGCAACTCATTCCATTAGTCCTGATCCTGTAGTTGACAAATCATGTCATTCTCAAAGCCTTGAGAGAGTTGAGGAGAGTGCCTCGAATTGCAGGCATGCTGAACATTCTCCTGCACATGATTTGGCATTTAGTTCAGAACTCAAGAAT GATATACCAAAATCTGTTTCTGGACATCGAAGTCTGGCAGATCATCTTGGTGCCTCCATCACAGACCATGTGCCTGAGATTTCTTGTAGACTTTCTGAAGATATTATCCGATGCATTTCTGCTATTTACTGCAAACTTGCAAATCCTCCAGCTCAGCATGTTGAGCAGATGGCTTCACCAACTCCATCTGCGTCCTCTTCTAGCACATTTTCTCCACAGGATCCTTGTGATAATTGGAGTCCTCAGTGCCACTATGAAGCTACAGCAAGTCCCTCTCAATCTGAATCACTTGAAGTTAAGAGCTTTCAGTACAGTGGTGTGGTAGAAATTCCACAGATACATATTGATGGTGACAGATTTGGTTACGCCTCGCAGATGCTCAACATTTTCAG CTCCCTTATTCGACATCTAGAGAAGATTGACCCAAGAAAGTTGGAGCATGACGAGCAACTTGCTTTCTGGATCAACATTCACAATGCCTTGGTGATGCAT GCATTTTTAGCTTATGGACTGCATGAGAATCACATGAAGAGTACGTATTCAATCCTAAAA GCAGCGTATAATGTAGGTGGGCATTCAATAAATGCTTATGTTATTCGATCTTCAATTCTTGGATGCCGAACTCACCGTCCAGCATTG TGGCTGCACTCACTATTCTCACCAGCAGTAAAGTTCATGAATGGTAATGGCAGGCATCCATATGCTCTTGATCGTCCTGAGCCACTTGCATATTTTGCCCTCTGTTCAGGAGCATGCTCTGATCCTCCT GTTCGACTCTACACTGCCAAAGGTATCTATCAGGAGCTTGAGCTTGCAAAAACCGAGTTCATTCAAGTTAATGTCTCAGTCCGAAAGGAAAAGAATATTGTTCTGCCAAAAATTTTATACTACTATGCAAAAGATGCTTATCTAGAATTATCTGGCCTCGTGGAGATGGTTTGCAGCTGCATGCCAGATGCCCAGCGAAAAGCCGCCATCAGAGAATGCCTTAAAAGAAAGCTTGATAAGTGTGTTGAATGGTCGCcgtgcaaatcagctttcaaaTACCTTGTGCATAGAGATTTAGCTGAACAATAG
- the LOC103713877 gene encoding uncharacterized protein LOC103713877 isoform X3, translated as MQRTKKPDTSMGGDIMENPGINCHSCSSTREQRFHSVSGVYEDILNISPQLSYHNPTIDIERRLHDRNSMSFQERTSGYTSRTSIASTETTASESVVELVKEISALELEVIHLERYLLSLYRTAFDQYLPRSSTAAGPASRSPVECHAGRLRHDSTIQISHDQATHSISPDPVVDKSCHSQSLERVEESASNCRHAEHSPAHDLAFSSELKNDIPKSVSGHRSLADHLGASITDHVPEISCRLSEDIIRCISAIYCKLANPPAQHVEQMASPTPSASSSSTFSPQDPCDNWSPQCHYEATASPSQSESLEVKSFQYSGVVEIPQIHIDGDRFGYASQMLNIFSSLIRHLEKIDPRKLEHDEQLAFWINIHNALVMHAFLAYGLHENHMKSTYSILKAAYNVGGHSINAYVIRSSILGCRTHRPALWLHSLFSPAVKFMNGNGRHPYALDRPEPLAYFALCSGACSDPPVRLYTAKGIYQELELAKTEFIQVNVSVRKEKNIVLPKILYYYAKDAYLELSGLVEMVCSCMPDAQRKAAIRECLKRKLDKCVEWSPCKSAFKYLVHRDLAEQ; from the exons ATGCAGAGGACCAAGAAACCGGACACTTCAATGGGAGGAGATATTATGGAAAACCCAGGAATTAATTGCCACTCATGTTCTTCCACCCGGGAGCAGCGTTTCCACAG TGTATCAGGAGTGTATGAAGACATATTAAACATCTCACCTCAGCTATCCTACCACAATCCT ACTATTGACATAGAGAGAAGATTACATGACCGAAATTCTATGAGCTTTCAAGAGAGGACATCAGGGTATACCTCGAGAACGTCTATTGCTTCAACTGAAACTACAGCTTCCGAG TCTGTTGTAGAATTAGTAAAGGAGATCTCCGCTCTTGAGTTGGAAGTTATACATTTGGAACGGTACCTTCTCTCACTATATCGGACTGCTTTTGACCAATATCTACCTAGATCCTCTACTGCTGCAGGCCCTGCCTCTAGGTCTCCTGTGGAATGTCATGCAGGACGTCTAAGACATGATTCTACAATTCAGATATCACATGATCAGGCAACTCATTCCATTAGTCCTGATCCTGTAGTTGACAAATCATGTCATTCTCAAAGCCTTGAGAGAGTTGAGGAGAGTGCCTCGAATTGCAGGCATGCTGAACATTCTCCTGCACATGATTTGGCATTTAGTTCAGAACTCAAGAAT GATATACCAAAATCTGTTTCTGGACATCGAAGTCTGGCAGATCATCTTGGTGCCTCCATCACAGACCATGTGCCTGAGATTTCTTGTAGACTTTCTGAAGATATTATCCGATGCATTTCTGCTATTTACTGCAAACTTGCAAATCCTCCAGCTCAGCATGTTGAGCAGATGGCTTCACCAACTCCATCTGCGTCCTCTTCTAGCACATTTTCTCCACAGGATCCTTGTGATAATTGGAGTCCTCAGTGCCACTATGAAGCTACAGCAAGTCCCTCTCAATCTGAATCACTTGAAGTTAAGAGCTTTCAGTACAGTGGTGTGGTAGAAATTCCACAGATACATATTGATGGTGACAGATTTGGTTACGCCTCGCAGATGCTCAACATTTTCAG CTCCCTTATTCGACATCTAGAGAAGATTGACCCAAGAAAGTTGGAGCATGACGAGCAACTTGCTTTCTGGATCAACATTCACAATGCCTTGGTGATGCAT GCATTTTTAGCTTATGGACTGCATGAGAATCACATGAAGAGTACGTATTCAATCCTAAAA GCAGCGTATAATGTAGGTGGGCATTCAATAAATGCTTATGTTATTCGATCTTCAATTCTTGGATGCCGAACTCACCGTCCAGCATTG TGGCTGCACTCACTATTCTCACCAGCAGTAAAGTTCATGAATGGTAATGGCAGGCATCCATATGCTCTTGATCGTCCTGAGCCACTTGCATATTTTGCCCTCTGTTCAGGAGCATGCTCTGATCCTCCT GTTCGACTCTACACTGCCAAAGGTATCTATCAGGAGCTTGAGCTTGCAAAAACCGAGTTCATTCAAGTTAATGTCTCAGTCCGAAAGGAAAAGAATATTGTTCTGCCAAAAATTTTATACTACTATGCAAAAGATGCTTATCTAGAATTATCTGGCCTCGTGGAGATGGTTTGCAGCTGCATGCCAGATGCCCAGCGAAAAGCCGCCATCAGAGAATGCCTTAAAAGAAAGCTTGATAAGTGTGTTGAATGGTCGCcgtgcaaatcagctttcaaaTACCTTGTGCATAGAGATTTAGCTGAACAATAG